The Colwellia sp. M166 genome segment TAAAATAGGTACACCCTTTGACATTCTCTCAACAAAACGTTCGCTGATCGGTTGATCGACGGTGACAATATATTCTTTATCATGGGCGTTTTCAGCACGTAAGATTTTATTAACAATATCGCCATCGCTCGTCAGAAAAATTAAACCTTCTGATGGTTTGTCTAAACGACCAATGGGAAAGATACGCTTTGTATGGCCAATGGCATCAATAATATTACCTTTCACTTGTAGTTCAGTGGTGCAGGTAATACCTATGGGCTTGTTATAAGCAATGTAAATACGGTCAGTATGGTTGCTGGCACTGGCTTTAATTTCCATACCATCAACACAAACCTTGTCACCCGGTATTACTTTAGTGCCCAATTCAGGTACTTTGCCGTTGATAGTCACTCGGCTTTTCTCAATCAATTTATCCGCAAATCGACGCGAACAATAACCTGAGTCACTGATGTATTTATTAAGGCGTTTTTCGTTAATAGACACTAATTTTCCTAAAGCAAGTGCAGTGCATAACTGCAAAAATAAAGATATTACCGCTATTTTAACCAAATTTCACCGCTATGTAGAGCAATGAAAGATAGAATATAAAATTATTAATAAATTAATCCTTAACGCTCCATTATTACACTAAGCGTAATAATTATTTACTCTAGACACCATTTATCATGCCGTAATTTAAACATACACTGGCTATAGTTAATTCAAACAGCTTAAGGTTAAACGACATGATGAAAACACTCACTTTCG includes the following:
- the rluF gene encoding 23S rRNA pseudouridine(2604) synthase RluF, with product MSINEKRLNKYISDSGYCSRRFADKLIEKSRVTINGKVPELGTKVIPGDKVCVDGMEIKASASNHTDRIYIAYNKPIGITCTTELQVKGNIIDAIGHTKRIFPIGRLDKPSEGLIFLTSDGDIVNKILRAENAHDKEYIVTVDQPISERFVERMSKGVPILGTITKPCIVTPESKFVFRIILTQGLNRQIRRMCEYLGYEVTKLKRARIMNVELGQLRPGQWRDLTASELAEITTAVAGSRKTAMDDDFIEVEVEVAPETVESAKKIDIAADIKHASKTIESTANKYSKRKLTRIDVKKPATTSTGKKRLSLKKSP